The following proteins come from a genomic window of Winogradskyella sp. PC-19:
- a CDS encoding TetR family transcriptional regulator C-terminal domain-containing protein — protein MAKKKSISQSDLITLYMDYVLMHDHKPKSVYAFAKDNNFDESKFYEFFTSFEALEQSIFKVFFDNTHKALDKSEDYQSFDARNKLLSFYYTFFENLTANRSYVVHALKGNKNDMKSLKILSHLKKSFNNYIEHLGINLIDVKQDQLQKIQNRGLKESAWLQLLVTMKFWLDDTSPSFEKTDIFIEKSVKASFDLIDTTPLKSIIDFGKFLFKEKMHMS, from the coding sequence ATGGCAAAGAAAAAATCAATCTCACAATCAGACCTAATCACACTTTACATGGATTATGTGTTAATGCATGACCACAAACCAAAGTCTGTATACGCTTTTGCTAAAGACAACAACTTCGATGAATCAAAATTTTATGAATTTTTTACGTCTTTCGAAGCTTTAGAGCAATCAATTTTTAAAGTGTTTTTTGATAACACGCATAAGGCATTAGATAAAAGTGAAGATTATCAATCCTTTGATGCTCGCAATAAACTATTAAGTTTTTATTACACGTTTTTTGAAAACTTAACTGCAAATAGAAGTTATGTAGTTCATGCATTAAAAGGTAATAAAAATGACATGAAGTCTTTAAAAATACTGTCTCATTTAAAGAAGAGTTTTAATAACTATATCGAGCATTTAGGAATAAATTTAATAGATGTAAAGCAAGACCAATTACAGAAAATTCAAAACAGAGGTCTTAAAGAATCTGCATGGCTTCAATTATTAGTTACTATGAAATTTTGGCTAGATGATACATCTCCATCATTTGAAAAGACAGATATATTTATAGAAAAATCTGTTAAAGCTAGTTTTGATTTAATTGATACAACACCACTAAAAAGCATCATTGACTTTGGCAAATTCCTGTTCAAAGAAAAAATGCACATGAGCTAA
- a CDS encoding low molecular weight phosphatase family protein has translation MEFKQLNKLIEALDIKTISNERKISLDVLKLYIQSKKDKHQDINLNFICTHNSRRSHLSQIWAQTMANNFKVKNVFCYSGGTEATAMFPVVGETLKKQGFHIDKLSEENNPVYAVKFSDNNNPLICFSKKFDAEFNPTSNFAAVMTCSHADENCPFIAGAEQRIPVRYDDPKAFDNTPQQSEKYQERSLQIATEMKYIFSNIS, from the coding sequence ATGGAATTCAAACAACTCAACAAATTAATAGAAGCACTAGATATTAAAACAATTTCTAATGAACGTAAAATAAGTTTAGATGTACTTAAACTCTACATCCAATCTAAAAAAGATAAGCACCAAGACATAAATCTAAACTTCATTTGTACTCATAATTCACGTCGCAGTCACTTGTCACAAATTTGGGCACAAACGATGGCAAATAATTTTAAAGTCAAAAATGTATTTTGCTATTCTGGTGGTACTGAAGCAACAGCTATGTTTCCTGTTGTTGGAGAAACCTTAAAAAAACAAGGCTTTCATATTGATAAACTTTCTGAAGAAAATAATCCTGTTTACGCTGTCAAATTTTCAGACAACAACAATCCTCTTATTTGTTTTTCAAAAAAATTTGATGCAGAATTCAACCCAACTAGTAACTTTGCTGCAGTGATGACTTGTTCTCATGCTGATGAAAACTGCCCTTTTATTGCTGGTGCAGAACAACGCATTCCTGTACGTTATGATGACCCAAAAGCATTTGATAATACGCCACAGCAATCAGAGAAATATCAAGAGCGTAGTTTACAAATTGCAACAGAAATGAAATACATATTTTCAAACATTAGCTAA
- a CDS encoding MIP/aquaporin family protein — translation MKKEIAELIGTFSMVFCGCGAMTINEITGGDISHVGVAITWGLIVMAMIYAFGEISGAHFNPAVTIAFAVAKKFSWSAVPRYIVFQTIGAFLAIAMLWFLFPESQSFGHTYPAEGFPPYKAFILELILTYFLMLVIINVSTGSKEIGTMAAIAVGAVILLEAMFAGPMTKASMNPARSLAPAIISGNLQHLWLYLIAPILGAILAVLSCKLVKDDNCCDTNC, via the coding sequence ATGAAGAAAGAAATTGCTGAATTAATAGGCACTTTTTCAATGGTGTTTTGTGGTTGCGGAGCTATGACAATCAACGAAATTACTGGTGGTGATATTTCTCATGTTGGTGTCGCAATTACTTGGGGGCTAATAGTAATGGCAATGATATATGCTTTTGGAGAAATCTCAGGAGCACATTTTAATCCTGCGGTGACTATTGCATTTGCAGTTGCTAAAAAATTCAGTTGGTCAGCAGTTCCTAGATATATTGTGTTTCAAACTATTGGTGCTTTTTTAGCAATCGCTATGTTATGGTTCTTATTTCCGGAAAGCCAAAGTTTTGGTCACACATATCCAGCCGAAGGATTTCCTCCATACAAAGCATTTATATTAGAACTCATACTAACCTACTTTTTAATGCTAGTAATTATTAATGTATCTACTGGCAGTAAAGAAATTGGAACCATGGCAGCAATTGCAGTTGGTGCTGTAATTTTACTAGAGGCTATGTTTGCTGGTCCAATGACTAAAGCCTCAATGAATCCTGCTAGATCACTAGCTCCAGCTATAATTTCTGGAAATCTTCAACATTTATGGCTTTATTTAATAGCTCCTATTTTAGGTGCCATACTTGCTGTTTTAAGCTGTAAACTTGTAAAAGACGACAATTGTTGTGATACTAATTGTTAG
- a CDS encoding DUF2911 domain-containing protein, with translation MKKLTLLAFALTLMFSVNAQIETPQPSPFTKIEQKVGLTDVTLEYSRPGMRGRTIFGDLVPYGKLWRTGANKNTMITFSDDVVVDGQTLKAGSYAIFVTPSAKSWDVIFYSDTENWGAPAKWDDSKVAAKTTIETMKLPMMVETFTITFDNLTNDSAELGFIWADTMANLKFEVPTDKMVTSAIESAMAGPSANDYYASAVYYMNADKDMKKAEMWMDKAMSMVKEPRYWQLRQQSLLYAKLGKKKDAIAAAKKSLAGAKEAGNADYVKMNTDSLKEWGGL, from the coding sequence ATGAAAAAATTAACACTATTAGCATTTGCTTTGACTTTAATGTTCAGCGTAAATGCACAAATTGAGACGCCACAGCCAAGTCCTTTTACTAAAATAGAGCAGAAGGTAGGTTTAACTGATGTTACTCTTGAATACTCTCGTCCAGGAATGCGAGGACGTACAATTTTTGGTGATTTAGTACCTTATGGTAAACTATGGAGAACTGGAGCAAATAAAAACACTATGATTACTTTTAGTGATGATGTTGTTGTTGATGGACAAACTTTAAAAGCAGGTTCTTATGCTATTTTTGTGACACCTAGTGCAAAATCTTGGGATGTCATTTTTTATTCTGACACTGAAAATTGGGGAGCACCAGCAAAATGGGACGATTCTAAAGTAGCAGCAAAAACTACAATAGAAACAATGAAGTTGCCAATGATGGTAGAAACATTTACTATTACTTTTGATAACTTGACTAATGATTCTGCTGAATTAGGATTTATTTGGGCAGATACAATGGCAAATTTAAAGTTTGAAGTGCCAACAGATAAAATGGTAACTTCAGCTATCGAAAGTGCAATGGCAGGACCATCAGCAAACGATTATTATGCTTCTGCAGTTTATTACATGAATGCAGACAAAGACATGAAAAAAGCTGAAATGTGGATGGATAAAGCAATGTCTATGGTTAAAGAGCCTAGATATTGGCAATTGAGACAGCAATCTTTGTTATACGCTAAACTAGGAAAGAAGAAAGATGCTATTGCTGCCGCTAAAAAATCTTTAGCTGGTGCAAAAGAAGCTGGAAACGCTGACTATGTAAAAATGAATACGGATTCGCTTAAAGAATGGGGCGGACTATAA
- a CDS encoding DUF6428 family protein — protein MKLSEIKQHLNQLENIEFKLPNGSLVPRHFHVTEVGKVSKTFIDCGGTLRQESVINFQLWEADDYDHRLHPDKLLNIITLSEEKLGLRDVEIEVEYQSDTIGKYSLDFKDGSFLLLSTKTACLALDSCGIPSLKPKLKLSEIQSQAANCCTPESGCC, from the coding sequence ATGAAACTATCAGAAATAAAACAACACCTTAATCAACTAGAAAATATTGAATTTAAATTACCTAATGGTAGTTTAGTTCCAAGACACTTTCACGTTACAGAAGTCGGTAAAGTGTCAAAAACCTTTATTGATTGTGGTGGAACATTACGTCAAGAAAGTGTTATAAACTTTCAACTTTGGGAAGCTGATGATTATGATCACAGATTACACCCAGACAAACTTTTAAATATTATTACACTTTCTGAAGAAAAGTTAGGACTTCGTGATGTAGAAATTGAAGTTGAGTACCAATCCGATACCATTGGAAAGTATAGTTTAGATTTTAAAGATGGAAGCTTTTTACTACTATCAACTAAAACTGCTTGTTTGGCTTTAGATAGCTGTGGAATACCATCACTAAAACCAAAACTAAAACTATCAGAAATTCAATCACAAGCTGCTAATTGTTGCACACCAGAATCTGGTTGCTGCTAA
- a CDS encoding ArsR/SmtB family transcription factor, translated as MGLVKSEIFTEEQNKISLLAKAFAHPARVAILQHIFSTNSCICGDLVEEIGLAQSTISQHLKELKNIGLISGNIEGTSVCYCIDTAKWTEMKTTINQFLNQDILNNNCC; from the coding sequence ATGGGTTTAGTCAAATCTGAAATTTTTACCGAGGAACAGAATAAAATTTCGCTTCTAGCAAAAGCTTTTGCGCATCCTGCTAGAGTTGCAATTTTGCAACATATTTTTAGTACCAACTCATGTATTTGTGGTGATTTAGTTGAAGAAATTGGATTAGCACAATCTACCATATCTCAACATCTTAAAGAATTAAAAAATATTGGATTAATCTCAGGGAACATAGAAGGCACAAGCGTTTGCTATTGTATTGATACGGCAAAGTGGACAGAAATGAAAACCACTATTAACCAATTTTTAAACCAAGACATATTAAATAATAATTGTTGTTAA
- a CDS encoding PIG-L family deacetylase, which produces MYRIKLSVLLLITTVFAVNAQQPKKLNSSEILESIQKLNVLASVLYVAAHPDDENTRLISYMSNEVKARTAYLSLTRGDGGQNLIGPEIRELLGIMRTQELLAARGVDGGEQRFTRANDFGYSKHPDETLSIWNKDEVLADVVWNIRQFKPDIIINRFDHRRAGRTHGHHTSSAMLSLEAFDLVNDATKYSSQLKHTETWQPQRIFYNTSWWRYGSQDAFDKIDKSNMLNFDIGVYYPLKGLSNNELASIASSQHLCQGFGRMTSRGTQQEYIEFLKGKPLDGENPFAGIDITWNRIKGGKAIGDVLKAVEENFNFSNPSVHIPELVKSYQMLQNVEDEHWKTIKSKELINIIEACAGLYLEVSASSPTATKNEAVNLRIEALNRSQTNIELLSYKMTSLENAVSKNIKLTSNNRINLEEGITIPSDVDYTNAYWLNKKGTLGMYNVEDQTLIGKPETPRAVNVTFNLNIENVLIPITKPVVYRYSKPDKGELYRPFEIVPPVSASLRDKVFIFENDQQKEIEVVVKAGKNNVEGFVQMAYPNDWSVYPEKQKIKIENKGDAQTLVFTVIPPKNQSEGFITPMVNLDGKFYTRELVEIDYNHIPYQTVYLPSESKLVRLDIQKRGNNIGYIEGAGDVVPESLRQIGYNVTIIQPENISADNLSEFDAIVVGIRAYNILDELKFKQRFLLDYVKYGGNMIVQYNTSRRLKVDKIAPYPLTLSRDRVTDENAEMTILKPNHPLLNFPNKITENDFDGWVQERGLYFPNKWSEEFTPLFSSNDKGESPKNGSLLIAKYGKGNYMYTGLSFFREFPAGVSGAYRLFANMLSAGKETVANKKLND; this is translated from the coding sequence ATGTATCGTATAAAACTATCTGTTTTACTACTTATAACTACTGTTTTCGCAGTAAATGCACAACAACCAAAAAAACTTAATTCTTCAGAAATATTAGAGTCTATTCAAAAACTCAATGTTTTAGCATCTGTACTTTATGTGGCAGCGCATCCAGATGACGAAAATACACGTCTTATTTCATACATGTCAAATGAAGTCAAAGCACGTACAGCATATTTATCCTTAACACGAGGTGATGGTGGACAAAATCTCATTGGTCCAGAAATTAGAGAGCTATTAGGTATAATGAGAACACAAGAATTGTTGGCAGCTCGCGGTGTTGATGGAGGTGAGCAACGTTTTACTAGAGCTAATGATTTTGGCTACTCAAAACACCCTGACGAAACATTAAGTATTTGGAACAAAGACGAAGTATTGGCCGATGTCGTTTGGAATATTCGTCAGTTTAAACCAGATATTATCATTAACCGCTTTGACCACAGACGTGCAGGCAGAACTCACGGTCATCATACAAGTTCTGCAATGTTAAGCCTCGAAGCCTTTGACTTAGTTAACGATGCTACTAAATATAGTTCCCAACTTAAACATACCGAAACTTGGCAACCTCAACGTATTTTTTATAACACTTCTTGGTGGCGTTATGGCAGTCAAGATGCTTTTGATAAAATTGACAAAAGTAACATGCTCAACTTTGATATAGGTGTTTATTATCCGCTCAAAGGACTATCAAATAACGAATTAGCATCAATTGCTAGTAGTCAGCATTTATGTCAAGGATTTGGACGTATGACGTCTCGTGGCACTCAGCAAGAGTATATTGAGTTTTTAAAAGGGAAACCTCTTGACGGGGAAAATCCCTTCGCAGGAATTGATATTACTTGGAATAGAATTAAAGGTGGAAAAGCCATTGGAGATGTTTTAAAAGCTGTTGAAGAAAATTTTAATTTTTCAAATCCTTCTGTGCATATTCCTGAATTGGTAAAATCCTATCAAATGTTACAAAATGTTGAAGATGAACATTGGAAAACTATTAAGTCTAAAGAGTTAATTAACATCATTGAAGCTTGTGCTGGCTTATACTTAGAAGTTTCGGCTTCAAGCCCAACTGCAACTAAGAATGAAGCTGTAAATCTTAGAATTGAAGCTTTAAATCGTAGTCAAACCAATATCGAATTATTATCCTACAAAATGACTTCGTTAGAGAATGCTGTTTCGAAAAACATCAAACTAACTTCGAATAATCGCATTAATTTAGAAGAAGGTATAACTATTCCTAGCGATGTAGATTATACAAATGCGTATTGGTTAAATAAAAAAGGAACTTTAGGCATGTACAATGTCGAAGACCAAACACTTATTGGAAAGCCTGAAACACCACGAGCTGTAAATGTAACTTTCAATCTAAATATTGAAAACGTATTAATTCCAATTACAAAACCAGTTGTTTATCGATACTCAAAGCCAGATAAAGGCGAGTTATATCGTCCATTTGAAATCGTGCCTCCAGTATCGGCTAGCTTGCGAGATAAGGTATTTATATTCGAAAATGACCAACAAAAAGAAATTGAAGTTGTAGTAAAAGCAGGTAAAAACAATGTAGAAGGTTTCGTGCAAATGGCATATCCTAACGATTGGAGTGTTTATCCAGAAAAACAAAAAATAAAAATAGAGAACAAAGGTGACGCGCAAACATTAGTTTTTACTGTTATACCTCCAAAAAATCAAAGTGAAGGATTTATTACGCCAATGGTAAATTTAGATGGTAAATTCTATACTAGAGAACTTGTAGAAATTGATTATAACCACATTCCTTATCAAACTGTTTATTTACCTAGCGAAAGTAAATTGGTACGCTTGGATATTCAAAAACGTGGAAATAACATAGGTTATATTGAAGGTGCTGGTGACGTTGTTCCTGAAAGTTTAAGACAAATAGGTTATAATGTAACCATCATACAACCTGAAAATATTTCTGCAGATAATTTAAGTGAATTTGATGCTATTGTTGTTGGTATCAGAGCATACAATATATTAGATGAATTAAAGTTTAAACAAAGATTTCTTTTGGATTATGTGAAGTATGGTGGAAATATGATTGTACAGTATAACACAAGCAGACGACTGAAAGTAGATAAAATTGCACCTTACCCATTAACACTATCTCGTGACCGTGTAACAGATGAAAATGCAGAGATGACAATACTTAAGCCAAATCATCCACTCTTAAATTTTCCGAATAAAATTACCGAAAATGACTTTGATGGTTGGGTACAAGAACGTGGTTTATACTTTCCTAATAAATGGTCAGAAGAGTTTACTCCTCTTTTCTCTTCAAATGACAAAGGAGAATCTCCAAAAAACGGAAGTTTGTTGATAGCCAAATACGGTAAAGGTAATTACATGTATACAGGTTTAAGCTTTTTTAGAGAATTTCCAGCAGGAGTTTCTGGCGCTTATCGTTTGTTTGCTAATATGCTTTCTGCCGGAAAAGAAACCGTAGCTAATAAAAAACTAAACGACTAA
- a CDS encoding sodium:solute symporter — MVLSWIDWTVLAATLLTIVGYGTWVTRNNKSAQDYIKGGNTSRWWTIGLSVMATQASAITFLSTTGQAFSDGMGFVQFYFGLPIAMVIICLVFIPLYHRLKVYTAYEFLENRFDLKTRTLTAILFLIQRGLAAGITIFAPAIILSIVLGINIVYLNIIIGVLVIIYTVSGGTKAVTVTQKQQMFVIFAGMLAALFITLNLIPEDVSFSDAIDIAGANGRMEVLDFSFDLENRYTVWSGLIGGTFLALSYFGTDQSQVQRYLSGSNVKNMQMGLIFNGLLKVPMQFFILLVGVMVFVFYQFNPSPLNFIDASTENVLASEYGDDYRILQTKQQQLFEKKKALSIQLSKTDNQELKQDIFKLDSIEKTYRSKSKFLIKKAIDPEYVAEYKKLQDEIAALKSNPQSEAYISKSEALKTLYNSAAKDTQTNDRDYMFIRFILNHLPVGLIGLLLAVILSAAMSSTASEINALATITSMDLYSRNTKNNTDDASMVKVTKWFTLAWGIIAIIIACFANLAENLIQLVNIIGSIFYGNVLGIFLLAFFFKYIKGNAVFTGALITQVIIIIGWWFDWMPYLWLNLFGCALVILITHLVHVFFKKQDLE; from the coding sequence ATGGTTTTAAGCTGGATTGATTGGACGGTTTTAGCCGCCACGTTACTTACTATTGTTGGTTACGGAACTTGGGTAACTCGCAATAACAAAAGTGCGCAAGACTATATAAAAGGCGGAAATACGTCCCGTTGGTGGACTATCGGATTATCTGTAATGGCTACTCAGGCGAGCGCAATTACATTTTTATCTACAACTGGGCAAGCATTCTCTGATGGTATGGGATTTGTACAATTTTATTTTGGTTTGCCTATTGCCATGGTCATTATTTGCCTTGTATTTATTCCCTTATATCATCGATTAAAAGTTTACACAGCATACGAGTTTCTTGAAAATAGATTCGATTTAAAAACCCGCACATTAACAGCAATCCTATTTCTAATTCAGCGTGGACTAGCTGCAGGAATAACCATATTTGCGCCCGCTATTATACTATCAATAGTATTAGGGATTAACATCGTTTACCTTAATATTATTATTGGTGTTTTAGTCATTATTTATACTGTTTCTGGTGGAACAAAAGCTGTAACTGTGACGCAAAAACAGCAAATGTTTGTCATTTTCGCAGGGATGCTAGCAGCACTATTTATAACATTAAATCTAATTCCTGAAGATGTATCTTTTAGTGATGCTATCGATATTGCTGGTGCTAACGGTCGTATGGAAGTATTGGATTTTTCCTTTGATTTAGAAAATCGCTACACCGTTTGGTCAGGACTTATTGGAGGTACATTTTTAGCGCTCTCATATTTTGGAACAGACCAAAGTCAAGTACAGCGTTATCTCTCTGGAAGTAATGTAAAAAACATGCAAATGGGCTTAATTTTTAACGGCCTACTAAAAGTACCAATGCAGTTTTTTATCTTATTAGTTGGAGTAATGGTATTTGTATTTTATCAGTTCAATCCTTCACCACTCAACTTTATAGATGCATCAACGGAGAATGTTTTAGCTTCAGAATATGGTGATGATTACAGAATACTTCAAACAAAACAGCAACAATTATTTGAGAAGAAGAAAGCACTAAGTATTCAATTATCAAAAACTGATAATCAAGAATTAAAACAAGATATCTTCAAATTAGATAGTATTGAAAAAACGTATCGTAGTAAATCTAAGTTTTTAATAAAAAAGGCAATTGACCCAGAATATGTTGCAGAATACAAAAAGCTACAAGATGAAATTGCTGCCCTAAAATCCAATCCTCAAAGCGAAGCGTATATTTCAAAATCTGAGGCTTTAAAAACACTCTACAATTCGGCAGCTAAGGATACACAAACTAATGATAGAGATTATATGTTTATTCGTTTTATCTTAAATCACCTACCAGTTGGACTAATTGGATTACTATTAGCCGTGATTTTGTCAGCGGCAATGTCATCTACAGCTTCTGAAATTAATGCTTTAGCTACAATTACGTCTATGGACTTATATAGTAGAAACACAAAAAACAATACTGACGATGCATCTATGGTAAAGGTAACCAAATGGTTTACTTTGGCTTGGGGAATTATAGCTATTATCATTGCATGTTTTGCAAATTTAGCCGAAAATTTAATTCAGCTAGTAAACATTATTGGCTCAATATTTTATGGAAACGTGTTGGGAATTTTCTTACTAGCATTTTTCTTTAAATATATCAAAGGAAACGCTGTATTTACAGGTGCATTAATAACGCAAGTCATTATAATTATTGGTTGGTGGTTTGACTGGATGCCCTACTTATGGCTTAATCTATTTGGATGTGCATTGGTTATTTTAATTACACATTTGGTTCATGTTTTTTTCAAAAAACAAGATTTAGAGTAA
- a CDS encoding M4 family metallopeptidase, whose amino-acid sequence MKKTIFFLTAICCFSAFTGYSQSLSEQIQKFSDKTNAKVSFNNNSKSVTFIKFPSNSSYKIAGEKVTTKALNFIEKSKLFSDLQSEDFRVGKVKTDAYGLNHVELIQTHNNVSVFDGRLKFHFNKNGNITSVNGNIISKPKLNTVPKISISEANALALEVISNQNLNKSGVPLFVEENQLVIYPKGIVEGLETTNYLTYHIEVRNNTDVREYIFIDAITGKSIEQFTGMAHALDRIVYEENTSNIAWQEGDAIPGSLTIWQQNEVVASEHTYNFFKNAFGYISYDGADAQMITINNNPNINCPNANWNGFSANYCDGTASDDVIAHEWGHAYTEFTNNLIYQWQSGAINEAYSDIWGETIDLLNNYEDAGEDLSLRTGCNSSDRWRMGEDASAFGNPIRDMWIPPCNGDPGKVSDSQYHCETTDSGGVHINSGIPNRAYALLVDGGTFNGYTINSIGFTKAAHIFWRAQSEYLTQSSDFIDLADALEASAQDLLGVNLEGLSTTTTPAGPSGEIISATDVQTVMNAILAVEMRMNPDACNFQPILANSTPPCEASSSNPIFREDWETGTDGWSFEQLPSNPSTWENRDWTLNANLPAERTGNAIFGTNPINGNCTSDLENGIIRLESPLITIPNYATGNTELFFNHYVATEANWDGGNIKYQLDGGAWTLLPASAFTENPYNGTINPVTSGNDNPLQSEDAFTGSDEGSVESSWGTSIVDLSQIGVVANSTLKLRFEVGSDGCNGRDGWYLDEIAVYNCNFALSVKDFNDLAEILTIYPNPSNGIFNLKKNSKVDLTFANIYDLNGRLINKINLESMNTETQVNISNSATGLYFVEVNSKSGKHTFKIFKN is encoded by the coding sequence ATGAAAAAAACTATTTTCTTTTTAACTGCAATTTGCTGTTTTTCAGCGTTTACAGGTTATTCTCAGAGTTTATCTGAGCAGATTCAAAAATTCTCTGATAAAACAAACGCTAAGGTTTCATTTAATAATAATTCTAAAAGTGTAACTTTTATTAAGTTTCCTTCAAACTCTTCATATAAAATTGCAGGCGAAAAAGTAACTACTAAAGCTTTAAATTTTATTGAAAAATCCAAACTTTTTAGTGACTTACAATCTGAAGATTTTCGAGTCGGAAAGGTAAAAACAGACGCCTATGGTTTAAACCATGTCGAATTAATTCAGACCCACAATAATGTTTCTGTTTTTGATGGCAGACTAAAGTTTCATTTTAATAAGAATGGTAACATTACTTCTGTAAACGGAAACATAATTTCGAAACCTAAGCTAAATACTGTTCCTAAAATCTCTATTTCTGAAGCAAATGCTTTGGCTCTAGAAGTTATTTCTAATCAAAATTTAAACAAATCAGGCGTTCCTTTATTTGTAGAAGAAAATCAATTGGTAATTTATCCAAAAGGCATTGTTGAAGGTCTTGAAACCACAAACTACTTGACCTACCATATAGAAGTAAGAAACAATACTGATGTAAGAGAATATATTTTTATTGATGCAATTACTGGAAAAAGCATCGAGCAGTTTACTGGTATGGCACATGCATTAGACCGAATTGTTTACGAAGAAAATACCTCAAACATTGCTTGGCAAGAAGGAGATGCAATTCCTGGTTCATTAACCATATGGCAGCAAAATGAGGTTGTAGCTTCTGAGCACACATACAATTTTTTTAAAAATGCATTTGGATATATTTCTTATGATGGTGCTGATGCACAAATGATTACTATTAATAATAATCCAAACATAAATTGTCCTAACGCGAATTGGAACGGTTTTTCTGCCAATTATTGCGACGGCACTGCATCAGATGACGTTATTGCACATGAATGGGGACATGCATATACCGAGTTCACAAACAACTTAATATATCAATGGCAATCAGGAGCAATTAACGAAGCTTACTCTGATATTTGGGGAGAAACTATAGATTTATTAAATAATTACGAAGATGCTGGCGAAGATTTATCCTTACGTACTGGCTGCAATAGCTCTGACAGATGGCGAATGGGAGAAGATGCTTCTGCTTTTGGAAACCCTATAAGAGATATGTGGATACCGCCATGTAATGGCGACCCAGGAAAAGTGTCTGATTCGCAATACCATTGCGAAACTACAGATTCTGGTGGTGTTCATATTAATTCTGGGATTCCTAATCGCGCATACGCACTTCTTGTAGATGGCGGAACATTTAATGGGTACACAATTAATAGCATTGGATTTACCAAAGCTGCGCACATTTTTTGGAGAGCACAAAGTGAATATTTAACTCAAAGTAGTGACTTTATTGATTTAGCTGACGCGCTTGAGGCTTCTGCTCAAGATTTATTGGGAGTTAACCTTGAAGGTTTATCTACAACTACGACTCCTGCAGGACCTTCTGGAGAAATTATTTCTGCAACTGACGTACAAACAGTAATGAATGCCATTTTGGCTGTAGAAATGCGAATGAATCCTGATGCCTGTAATTTTCAACCTATTCTAGCAAACTCTACTCCACCTTGTGAAGCCTCAAGCTCTAATCCAATTTTTAGAGAAGATTGGGAAACAGGTACTGATGGCTGGAGTTTTGAACAACTTCCATCAAACCCTAGTACTTGGGAAAATAGAGATTGGACTCTTAATGCCAACCTACCTGCAGAAAGGACAGGAAATGCAATATTCGGAACAAACCCAATTAATGGAAACTGTACATCTGACCTAGAAAATGGAATCATAAGATTAGAAAGCCCTTTAATTACGATTCCAAATTATGCTACTGGAAATACAGAGTTATTTTTTAATCACTATGTAGCTACTGAAGCAAATTGGGATGGTGGAAATATAAAATATCAACTAGATGGTGGTGCTTGGACATTATTACCAGCTTCTGCATTTACAGAAAATCCATATAACGGAACAATAAACCCAGTTACGTCAGGAAACGACAATCCTTTGCAGAGCGAAGATGCTTTTACAGGTTCTGATGAAGGTTCTGTAGAAAGTAGTTGGGGAACTAGTATTGTGGATTTAAGCCAAATAGGTGTTGTAGCAAATTCTACTTTAAAATTAAGATTCGAAGTTGGATCAGACGGTTGTAATGGTCGTGATGGCTGGTATTTAGATGAAATTGCTGTTTATAATTGTAATTTTGCACTTTCTGTAAAAGACTTTAATGACTTAGCTGAAATACTAACAATTTATCCTAATCCTTCAAACGGAATTTTTAATTTAAAAAAGAATAGTAAAGTCGATTTAACCTTCGCTAATATATACGACTTAAATGGTAGGTTAATTAACAAAATTAATTTAGAATCTATGAATACTGAAACTCAAGTAAATATTTCAAATTCTGCTACGGGATTATACTTTGTAGAAGTCAATTCTAAAAGTGGAAAACATACTTTTAAAATATTCAAGAATTAA